The following are from one region of the Rosistilla carotiformis genome:
- a CDS encoding amidohydrolase family protein, with protein MITDIHSHTWPFPDAFDDEFMRQASAAKAGAVVDLTIRLEDYRNTAPQGTRTVVFGGKARLSGLWVDDNYVAQYVATDPEHLRGFLSIDPTQSDWEREMRHGHEELGLCGVKLLPMYAGFGVDDERLEPLWKYVQQKSLPVLLHTGTTFIRQAPLKYTLPRLIDPVATRYPEIRFVLAHLSHPYEGECVATIRKHPNVYSDISALHYRPWQLYNSLMLVQEYGVWDKLLFGSDYPFTTVNDSIAGLQKLNTMVEGTNLPRLDDQKIEQLIHRDGFEILGIR; from the coding sequence ATGATCACCGACATCCACAGCCATACCTGGCCCTTCCCCGATGCGTTTGACGACGAGTTCATGCGGCAAGCTTCGGCAGCAAAGGCGGGAGCCGTTGTCGATCTGACGATTCGATTGGAAGACTACCGCAACACAGCACCGCAGGGAACGCGGACCGTTGTGTTCGGCGGCAAAGCTCGCTTGAGCGGTCTGTGGGTCGACGACAACTATGTCGCGCAGTATGTGGCCACAGATCCCGAACATCTTCGCGGCTTCCTTTCGATCGACCCAACGCAATCGGACTGGGAACGCGAAATGCGGCACGGTCACGAGGAGCTGGGGCTTTGCGGCGTCAAGCTGCTGCCGATGTATGCCGGGTTTGGCGTCGACGACGAGCGTTTGGAACCGCTGTGGAAATATGTTCAACAGAAATCGTTGCCGGTGCTGTTGCATACCGGGACCACGTTTATCCGCCAGGCACCGCTGAAGTACACCCTGCCCCGATTGATCGATCCGGTGGCAACCCGATATCCGGAGATCCGGTTTGTGTTGGCTCACCTGAGTCATCCCTACGAGGGAGAGTGCGTGGCGACGATTCGCAAACATCCCAACGTCTATTCCGACATCAGTGCGTTGCACTATCGCCCGTGGCAGCTCTACAACAGCCTGATGCTGGTGCAGGAGTATGGCGTTTGGGACAAGCTGCTGTTCGGTTCGGACTACCCCTTCACGACCGTGAACGATTCGATCGCGGGATTGCAGAAGTTGAACACGATGGTCGAAGGGACCAACTTGCCTCGTTTGGACGATCAAAAGATCGAACAACTGATCCATCGAGACGGCTTTGAGATTTTGGGGATCCGTTAA
- a CDS encoding SDR family NAD(P)-dependent oxidoreductase: MNDPTIQNLFDLSGRVALLSGATGWLGSAMARALAEAGASVIVASRDRDNGMAAAASLPCADGTQHHCVVMDQLDDDSIERGFADAVSLAGGVDILINNGNAADSHDLTDVTAEQFNRVMRNVTGYFLLSRLLRDHLVGRGASGSIVNIGSMYGLVGSYPDTYEGICPASPASYHTLKGGIIQLTRHLAVYWARDGVRVNCLSPGPFPTQKAPPEMVERLKTKSPMNRMGLPHEVKGALLLLASDAGSYITGQNLTVDGGWTAW, encoded by the coding sequence ATGAACGATCCAACGATTCAAAACCTTTTTGATCTCTCCGGCCGAGTCGCGTTGCTCAGCGGAGCGACCGGTTGGCTTGGCAGCGCGATGGCGCGAGCCCTTGCCGAAGCGGGGGCTTCGGTGATCGTCGCGAGCCGCGATCGAGACAACGGCATGGCCGCCGCTGCGTCGCTGCCATGCGCCGACGGCACGCAACATCACTGCGTCGTGATGGATCAACTGGATGACGATTCGATCGAACGAGGGTTTGCCGACGCGGTCTCATTGGCTGGTGGCGTCGATATCCTGATCAACAACGGCAATGCGGCGGACAGCCACGATTTGACCGACGTCACGGCCGAACAGTTCAATCGTGTGATGCGGAATGTCACCGGCTACTTTTTGCTGTCGCGATTGCTGCGAGACCATTTGGTCGGGCGTGGTGCCTCCGGCAGCATCGTTAACATCGGATCGATGTATGGACTCGTCGGTTCCTACCCCGATACATACGAAGGGATCTGCCCGGCCAGTCCCGCGTCGTACCATACGCTCAAGGGAGGCATCATCCAATTGACGCGGCACCTTGCCGTCTATTGGGCCCGCGACGGTGTCCGCGTTAATTGTCTCAGTCCCGGTCCCTTCCCGACGCAAAAGGCGCCGCCGGAAATGGTCGAGCGGCTGAAGACCAAGTCGCCGATGAACCGGATGGGCTTGCCCCACGAAGTCAAAGGGGCCTTGCTGCTGTTGGCGAGCGATGCAGGCAGCTACATCACCGGCCAAAACCTCACGGTCGATGGTGGCTGGACCGCTTGGTAG
- a CDS encoding MFS transporter: MTMESERESPTRIRYHVIGATTLAAVMLYLDRICIAEIAKLQDFRQALQLSDEQVGMVMSAFFFSYALAQVPAGWLSDRFGARRMMPIYIAVWSICTLLTGFANGFVMLLVVRLLFGLSQAGCYPTAGSLVKRWIELPRRGTASSIVSFGGRLGGAIAPLLTAWLLKDYLSWQIVLALYGLAGLFVAGYFWRIFRETPMDHPACNAEERELITRFDSPDDGGSSAAFPPILTLVSSGTMWMMCALQFGVNIGWVFLVTWLPTYLQDVKQVDATIGGLMSTIVLFAGIGGMLLGGPLTDICTQRLGTRWGRSLPIAGCSTVALCAYLSCLHLESAWSFVIAASIVAFMTDMSVPAVWAYMQDVGGKNTAAVFGWGNMWGNFGAAVTPLLVPIVLKKWDHNGDWHEAFYLFSAGYLVAALCALGINAQRKIS, from the coding sequence ATGACGATGGAATCCGAGCGCGAGTCCCCCACACGCATTCGCTATCACGTGATCGGAGCGACGACGCTTGCTGCGGTGATGTTGTATCTGGACCGGATCTGCATCGCAGAGATTGCAAAACTGCAAGACTTTCGCCAGGCGCTCCAGTTGTCGGACGAGCAGGTTGGCATGGTGATGTCCGCCTTCTTCTTCTCCTACGCGCTCGCACAGGTCCCCGCCGGTTGGCTGTCGGACCGCTTTGGCGCCCGCCGCATGATGCCGATCTACATCGCAGTCTGGTCGATCTGTACGCTGTTGACCGGGTTTGCCAATGGGTTTGTGATGCTGTTGGTGGTGCGGCTGCTGTTTGGACTTTCCCAGGCGGGATGTTATCCGACCGCTGGCAGTTTGGTGAAACGTTGGATCGAACTTCCACGTCGCGGGACCGCCAGTAGCATCGTGTCGTTTGGTGGCCGGCTCGGTGGCGCGATCGCACCGCTGCTGACCGCCTGGCTGTTGAAAGATTATTTGAGCTGGCAAATCGTGCTGGCGCTTTACGGATTGGCTGGGCTATTTGTGGCGGGCTATTTCTGGCGGATCTTTCGCGAAACGCCGATGGACCATCCCGCTTGCAACGCCGAAGAACGGGAATTGATCACCCGCTTCGACAGTCCGGACGACGGCGGCTCCAGCGCTGCGTTTCCGCCGATCCTGACACTCGTCAGCAGCGGAACGATGTGGATGATGTGCGCCTTGCAGTTTGGGGTCAACATCGGATGGGTTTTCCTGGTCACTTGGCTGCCGACCTATTTGCAGGATGTGAAGCAGGTCGACGCGACGATTGGCGGCTTGATGTCAACGATCGTTTTGTTTGCTGGAATCGGCGGCATGCTGTTAGGCGGTCCGCTGACCGATATCTGTACGCAACGGCTTGGGACGCGATGGGGACGCTCGCTCCCCATCGCCGGTTGTTCTACGGTCGCGCTGTGCGCCTACCTTTCTTGCCTGCACTTGGAATCGGCTTGGTCGTTTGTCATCGCCGCTTCAATCGTGGCGTTTATGACCGACATGAGCGTTCCCGCCGTCTGGGCTTACATGCAAGATGTCGGAGGCAAAAACACGGCGGCCGTCTTCGGTTGGGGAAACATGTGGGGCAACTTTGGTGCCGCAGTCACGCCGCTACTGGTCCCCATCGTGTTAAAGAAGTGGGATCACAACGGCGACTGGCACGAAGCGTTTTATCTCTTTTCAGCGGGCTATCTGGTCGCTGCCCTGTGCGCTTTAGGTATCAACGCCCAACGTAAAATTTCATAG
- a CDS encoding RidA family protein, giving the protein MSAQQKATDLGIDLSDQPNGYLNLCIKSGNQLITSGHVSDIKGILGGGLSVEEGYKAARECAEKILRSVRNTHGTLDGLKVVKLLGCVYSAPDFTDQHLVINGASDLFHELYGKDGDGYHARSALGFAALPTGVAVEVEAVFEIL; this is encoded by the coding sequence ATGTCAGCCCAGCAGAAAGCAACCGACCTCGGAATCGACCTCAGCGATCAGCCCAACGGCTATCTGAATCTCTGCATCAAAAGTGGCAACCAGTTGATCACTTCGGGGCACGTCAGCGACATCAAGGGAATTCTCGGCGGCGGTCTGTCGGTCGAAGAGGGTTACAAAGCTGCCCGTGAGTGCGCCGAAAAGATCCTTCGTTCGGTCCGCAACACGCATGGAACACTGGACGGTTTGAAGGTCGTCAAGCTGCTGGGCTGCGTTTATTCGGCTCCTGATTTCACCGATCAACACTTGGTAATCAATGGTGCGTCGGATCTGTTCCACGAACTGTACGGCAAGGATGGCGATGGGTATCACGCCCGCAGCGCCCTCGGTTTTGCCGCCTTGCCAACCGGTGTCGCGGTCGAAGTCGAAGCGGTTTTCGAAATCCTCTAA
- a CDS encoding sodium:solute symporter family transporter — protein sequence MAIIDWIILFLYATSTIGLGWYYGRKQEDTSEYFVGSGQMNPILIGISLFATLLSTISYLAIPGEVLGKGPIYLTNYLAYPFVYLFVALVLLPVYMRQRVTSAYELLENQLGLSIRLLGATMFVLLRLVWMSLLVFLTAKAIAIMIGGGDDMVPWIVLVTGIFAVTYTSLGGLQAVVITDTMQTLLLYGGSLLVLGVVTYQMGGLGWFPSEWPGDAWDSQPIFSLDPATRVTVFGSALSVFLWTVCTSAGDQVSVQRFMATKDVKAARRAIAIQLIVAMVVGATLGLVGIALLGYFQAHPEFMPKDVSLKAQADGLFPHFIASHLPPVVTGLVVSGLFAAAMSSIDSGVNSITAVVMTDYLDRFGRKPATEKKHLLYARSLAVAIGTTVVLISTFMEYIPGNFMAVTNKTVNLLSVPIALLFFFALFVPFSNALGVWIGTVASVGVAVTIAFSGVIFGTDPDTGLDPISFQWIAPASLLAGLTVGTTACLLCAPLYPSKSNDS from the coding sequence ATGGCCATCATCGACTGGATTATTTTGTTTCTCTATGCCACGTCCACGATCGGGCTCGGCTGGTATTACGGTCGCAAGCAGGAGGATACCAGCGAATATTTCGTCGGCTCCGGGCAAATGAACCCCATCCTGATCGGGATCTCGTTGTTTGCGACGCTGTTGAGCACGATCAGCTATCTGGCGATACCGGGCGAAGTGCTCGGCAAAGGGCCGATCTATCTGACCAACTATCTCGCCTACCCGTTTGTCTATCTGTTTGTGGCGTTGGTTCTGCTGCCCGTCTACATGCGGCAACGGGTGACCAGTGCGTACGAATTGCTTGAGAACCAACTGGGGCTCAGCATCCGATTGCTTGGCGCAACGATGTTTGTGTTGCTGCGACTTGTATGGATGTCGTTACTTGTCTTTTTAACCGCCAAAGCGATCGCGATCATGATCGGGGGCGGCGACGACATGGTCCCTTGGATCGTTTTGGTCACCGGAATCTTTGCGGTCACCTACACTTCGTTGGGCGGACTGCAAGCGGTGGTGATCACCGACACGATGCAAACGCTGTTGCTTTACGGCGGGTCGCTATTGGTACTTGGCGTGGTCACCTACCAGATGGGCGGACTCGGATGGTTCCCATCGGAATGGCCCGGTGATGCTTGGGATTCCCAACCGATCTTCAGTCTCGATCCAGCGACCCGAGTGACCGTGTTCGGATCGGCCCTTTCGGTCTTTCTTTGGACGGTCTGCACATCGGCCGGCGATCAAGTTTCTGTGCAACGGTTTATGGCGACCAAAGATGTGAAGGCCGCGCGGCGAGCCATCGCGATCCAATTGATTGTTGCCATGGTGGTCGGAGCCACACTGGGACTCGTGGGAATCGCGTTGCTTGGATATTTCCAGGCGCACCCTGAGTTCATGCCCAAAGACGTGTCGCTCAAAGCACAAGCGGACGGTTTGTTTCCACACTTCATCGCCTCGCATCTGCCGCCGGTCGTCACCGGTTTGGTCGTGTCGGGACTGTTTGCCGCAGCGATGTCCAGTATCGATTCGGGTGTCAATTCGATCACCGCCGTCGTGATGACTGATTATTTGGATCGCTTCGGCCGGAAACCCGCGACGGAGAAGAAACATCTTCTGTATGCCCGATCGTTGGCGGTCGCCATTGGAACCACCGTCGTGTTGATCAGCACCTTCATGGAATACATTCCCGGAAACTTCATGGCGGTGACGAACAAAACCGTCAACTTACTGTCAGTCCCGATTGCGTTACTGTTCTTCTTTGCCCTATTTGTACCTTTCTCAAACGCACTTGGCGTTTGGATCGGCACGGTGGCAAGCGTCGGCGTTGCAGTGACCATTGCATTTTCAGGAGTGATCTTCGGAACCGATCCCGACACGGGATTGGATCCGATCAGCTTCCAGTGGATCGCGCCAGCGTCTCTACTGGCAGGCTTAACAGTGGGCACGACGGCCTGCCTACTTTGTGCACCTCTGTATCCCTCAAAAAGCAACGACAGTTAG
- a CDS encoding Gfo/Idh/MocA family protein, translating to MTENPSILVIGAGSIGERHLRCFQSTGRCKMAVCEPMDDRRREVSARYGVNGYPSWEQALENEPFSAAVIASPAPMHIPMARGLADRGLDLLIEKPLSLKPDGIAELLETVRQKKLRVGVGFVYRVLPALQNMRAAVQSGQFGRIVQVQVTSGQNFPFYRPAYRDIYYADPAQGGGLIQDSLPHQLNAVEWFAGPATKVVVDASHEVLDGVEVEDTLNLIARHGSVMSSISVNQHQYVNEFVITVLCTEGAVRWELNGQRWLAAREIGGDWTEMESFVHERDDYYIRQAEAFLDLLDGRADPLCSLDDGISTLMSTLAILKSRKTGSWETVQPVNI from the coding sequence ATGACAGAAAACCCAAGCATTCTTGTGATCGGTGCCGGCTCCATCGGAGAACGCCACCTGCGTTGTTTCCAATCGACGGGCCGCTGTAAAATGGCCGTCTGCGAACCGATGGACGACCGACGTCGGGAGGTGTCCGCGCGTTATGGGGTCAACGGTTACCCGTCGTGGGAGCAAGCGTTGGAGAACGAACCGTTCTCGGCAGCCGTGATTGCGTCGCCTGCTCCGATGCACATCCCGATGGCCCGCGGATTGGCCGATCGCGGACTCGATCTGTTGATCGAAAAACCGCTCAGCTTGAAACCTGACGGCATCGCCGAGTTGCTCGAAACGGTCCGCCAGAAAAAGTTGCGCGTTGGCGTCGGGTTCGTCTACCGCGTCCTACCCGCTTTGCAAAACATGCGGGCAGCGGTTCAGTCGGGGCAGTTCGGCCGGATCGTGCAAGTCCAAGTCACTTCCGGCCAAAACTTTCCGTTCTACCGGCCTGCCTATCGAGACATCTATTATGCCGATCCGGCGCAAGGTGGCGGATTGATCCAAGACAGCTTGCCCCATCAATTGAACGCCGTCGAATGGTTTGCGGGGCCTGCCACAAAGGTTGTCGTCGATGCATCGCACGAAGTGCTCGATGGCGTAGAGGTGGAAGACACGCTGAACCTGATCGCCCGGCATGGCAGCGTGATGTCCAGCATCAGCGTCAACCAACACCAATATGTCAATGAGTTTGTGATCACGGTGTTGTGTACTGAAGGGGCTGTTCGCTGGGAGTTAAACGGCCAGCGTTGGCTCGCCGCACGGGAGATCGGCGGCGATTGGACCGAGATGGAATCGTTTGTGCATGAGCGTGATGACTATTACATTCGGCAAGCCGAGGCGTTCTTGGACCTGCTCGACGGTCGGGCCGATCCGTTGTGCTCGTTGGACGATGGTATCAGCACGCTGATGTCGACGCTGGCGATTTTGAAATCACGCAAAACAGGCAGCTGGGAAACGGTACAGCCGGTAAACATTTGA
- a CDS encoding HpcH/HpaI aldolase family protein yields the protein MRKSKTLAKIRQGEVIKTCVIGHYVPAYVCHAARAGYDCIWIDLEHRAMTTREVEALLAFSHLYDIDLMIRPPTLEKTGLCRYLEDGAAGLLIPHVSTAEKAKMLVDAVKFPPIGDRGIDNAGLDADFYIHDADEYVAWANRETFLCVQVETPEGVRNVEEIAAIEGVDMIFVGPGDLGLRLRQSGEMTLDQAWEIVAAACRKHGKAFGGPTLPTAEMQKRKDQGAQLLVNSSEFQSWSAALAQDGQRFNDLT from the coding sequence ATGAGAAAAAGTAAAACGCTCGCAAAAATACGCCAAGGCGAAGTGATCAAGACATGTGTTATCGGCCACTATGTGCCGGCTTATGTCTGCCACGCGGCGCGGGCGGGGTACGATTGCATTTGGATCGACTTGGAACATCGGGCGATGACGACACGCGAGGTCGAAGCGCTCCTCGCCTTTTCCCATCTATACGACATCGACTTGATGATCCGCCCTCCGACACTGGAGAAAACCGGGCTGTGTCGGTATCTCGAAGATGGCGCCGCTGGGTTGCTGATCCCTCACGTCTCGACAGCGGAAAAGGCGAAGATGCTGGTCGATGCGGTCAAGTTCCCGCCGATCGGTGATCGCGGAATCGACAACGCTGGCCTGGATGCCGACTTCTATATCCACGATGCCGATGAATATGTCGCCTGGGCGAATCGCGAAACGTTCTTGTGCGTGCAAGTTGAAACGCCCGAAGGGGTTCGCAATGTGGAAGAGATCGCTGCGATCGAAGGGGTCGACATGATCTTCGTGGGCCCCGGTGATCTCGGACTGCGATTGCGTCAGAGCGGAGAGATGACGCTTGACCAGGCGTGGGAAATTGTTGCAGCTGCCTGCCGCAAACATGGCAAGGCGTTTGGCGGTCCGACGCTGCCGACCGCTGAGATGCAAAAGCGGAAGGACCAGGGAGCGCAACTGCTGGTCAACAGCAGCGAATTCCAGAGCTGGTCCGCTGCGCTTGCCCAAGACGGTCAGCGGTTCAACGATCTGACCTAA
- a CDS encoding tetratricopeptide repeat protein has protein sequence MQTAKTVASKGHAAEAVKLYEHVEQLDPIGEPLDAELAPLYADLGNHDAAIQRYNRIVQRSPDDSELSNNFAWTLMESGRFDQAIAEATRGLQNDTGNRRLQSTLAMIHYRKGDSAAALRHFSEALGESAAHHNLAVLEIDAGNVDSARAHLQQAMQSAPPDAQTETLLAALDTAASAR, from the coding sequence ATGCAGACCGCGAAAACGGTCGCCTCCAAAGGACACGCCGCAGAAGCGGTCAAACTGTACGAACACGTCGAGCAGCTCGATCCGATCGGCGAACCGCTCGATGCCGAATTGGCTCCGCTGTACGCCGATCTTGGCAACCACGATGCAGCGATTCAGCGCTATAATCGGATCGTCCAGCGCTCGCCCGACGACAGCGAGCTGTCCAACAACTTTGCCTGGACGCTGATGGAATCGGGGCGTTTCGATCAAGCGATCGCCGAAGCGACACGCGGACTGCAAAACGACACCGGTAACCGCCGCCTTCAATCAACGCTTGCGATGATCCATTATCGCAAGGGGGACTCCGCGGCGGCGCTGCGACATTTTTCCGAGGCACTCGGTGAATCGGCAGCCCATCACAACCTCGCGGTCTTAGAGATCGACGCCGGAAACGTCGACTCCGCCAGGGCGCATTTGCAACAAGCGATGCAGTCTGCACCGCCGGACGCGCAAACCGAAACTCTCTTGGCGGCGCTCGACACGGCCGCTTCGGCACGGTAG